In Symbiobacterium terraclitae, the sequence CAACTCGATCATGCTGAACTACGTGGGCCTCTTCATGGCCGACTGGCTGCTGAAGTACTACCTGCGGCCGGATAACAGCCGTGCCGCCTCGTTTGACCTGCAGAAGACCGCCTGGCTCCAGCAGGGGCTCATCGAGGGCTCCCGGCTGCACACCGGCCTCTGGGTCGCCCTGGGTGCGGTGGTCGTGGTCTGGATCATCCTGTTCAAGACCTCGCTGGGCTACGAGATCCGCTCGGTGGGCTTCTCGCCGGGCGCTGCCGAGTACGGCGGCATCTCGGTGGCCAAGAGCCTCATCCTGGCCATGGCGATCTCCGGTGCGCTCGCCGGCCTCGCCGGCGCGGTGCAGACGATGGGCATCAACCACCGCTTCAACGAGACCGCGGCCTTCGTGGGCTACGGCTTCGACGGCATCGCCGTCGCCCTGGTCGGACGGCTGCACCCGGTGGGCGTGGTGCTGGCGGCCCTGCTCTTCGGCGCGCTGGACCGCAGCGGCCCGATGATGCAGGCCATGGCCGACGTGCCCAAGGCGGTCGTCTGGATCGTGCAGGGCGCCGTCATCTTCTTCGTTGCGGCTGAAGGCCTCTGGTCCTTCCTGAAGAAGCGCCGCGTCAAGAAGGAGGTGACCACCGCATGATCTGGGTAGCCCTTTCCACCCTGCTGATCGCCACGTTGCGCTCTGCCACTCCCCTCCTCCTCGCTGCCCTGGGCGGCATCTTCTCGGAGCGGTCGGGCGTCGTCAACATCGCCCTGGAGGGCATCATGCTGTCGGGCGCCTGGGGAGCGGTCTTCTTCTCCTACATCAGCGGGAACGCCTGGGTCGGCCTGCTGGGCGCCATCCTGGTCGGCGTGCTGATGGCCGGGCTGCACGCGGTGGCCTCGATCAAATACCACGCCGACCAGGTGGTCAGCGGCACGGCGATCAACCTGCTGGCCACGGGCTTCACCGAGTTCATGCTGAACCGGATCTGGGGCCAGGCCGGCGGTTCGCCCAGCGTGGCCGCGATCCCCAACGTCGGCGGGCTGAGCCTCTTCGTCTACCTGGCCTTCGGCCTCGCCATCGTCTCCTGGTTCGCCCTGTACCGCACCCCCTGGGGCCTGCGGCTCCGGTCGGTGGGCGAGCACCCGCTGGCGGCCGACACCGTCGGCATCAACGTCTACAAGATGCGGTACGCCGGCGTGCTCCTCTCGGGCGTCTTCGGCGGCCTGGCCGGTGCGTCGCTCTCCATCGGCCTGCTCTCCCGCTTCGTCCACGGCATGTCGGCCGGCAAGGGCTTCATTGCCCTGGCGGCGGTGATCTTCGGCAACTGGAACCCGCTCGGTGCCATGGGCGCCACGCTGCTGTTCGGCGCCTCCGAGTCGCTGGGCACGATGTTCCAGATCTTCGGCATCGAGAACGTGCCGACGCAGTTCTTCGCCATGACGCCGTACGTGCTCACCATGCTGGCCCTGGCAGGCTTCGTGGGCCGTTCGGTCGCCCCGGCCGCCGACGGCGTGCCGTACAAGAAGACGACCTAAGCTGGCGTTCCGGCTGCGCCGGGCCCGGGTGGTCAGCCGATCCACCGGGTCCGGCGCTCACTCTACCCGGGTGACTACCTGACAGCGCCGGGCAGCCAAACTAACATCGGGCCGCGGCGAACGCATCGTGAAATGGTCCGAAGGGTGGCTGTTCAACGCAGCCGTTGACCTGTACACTGATTGGAGACGAGGGCCTGATCGTCCAGGGGGAGGATGGCGCATGAGCAGGATCGGAACAACCGAGATCATCCTGATCCTCGTGGTCGCACTGCTGATCTTCGGACCGGCCAAGCTGCCGCAGCTGGCCCGGTCTGTCGGCGAGTCGATCCGCGGCTTCAAGGAGTCGATGAAGGGCGGGCTCGGCGAGGACATCGCCGAGGTCAAGAAGGAGCTTCAGGATATCAAGGACAGCGTGACGAAGTAGGTTCGAAGGCGCACTTGAGGGCTGTGGCAGAATGCCACAGCCCTCGTCTGTTTGCCCGTTGCGGCCGGGGGACTCGGCGGTCGGCGCCTCTGCGTTCTGTTCGACCTCACTGTTGATGACGGCGACCGGGGCAGGTGGTTGACCCACATGCGTTCTGTTCGCCTTCACTGTTGACACCCGTGCGCGCGGACGGAGCGCCGGCCCGAGAACACAGATGACGACCGGCGACCCACGCCTGGCAGCCCACGCCTGGCAGCCCATGCCTGGCAGCCCAGGTCTGGCGGGCGGCGCTGGGGGAGGCCCACACCGCCGTCGCGCATCCGTTCTGTTCGGCCTCACTGTTGATGCGCAGGAAAGGGGCTGGGGCTGGCCAAGACCCTCTCGATTCGGCCCCCTCCCCCTCCCTGGAGCCGGCCAGGTCATCAACAGTGAACACGAACAGAGCGCAATGCGGGCGAGAGGACACCCCCCGCCCTCCGGCGGTCGTACATATGCAGAACCTTATATGCCGAAACATCAAGGGCGATCTCCGCCCCCCACAAAGTGCGCCACGAAGCGCCGGCGCAGCGGTCCCATGGCGCGCAGACCCCCGTGAAGGACCGGACAACGAGCCCGTCCTTCACGGGGGTCACGGTTGCCGCAGCCTCAGCCGGCAGCCATCAGGCCTCCTCGAGGTTCATCGCCAGCACGACCCCGGCGCAGCGCTCGCACAGCGTCGGGTGCTGCTCGATCTTTCCGAGCTCCCGGTAGTTCCAGCAGCGCTCGCACTTCTCGCCAGAGGCCTTGACCACCTCGACGGAGAGGTCGCCGGGGCCCTCGCCGAAGTAGGCGCCGCTGGGAGCGGACTGGCCGCCCACGAAGACCTTCACGTCGGACACGATGAAGATCGAGGGCAGGTCGGGCAGGTGCTTGTTGAGCAGCTCGGCGAGCGAGCCCTCGCCGCCGGTGGTGTACAGGTTGACGGCGGCCTCCTGGCTCGAGCCGATCAGCTTGTCGGCCCGGGCCCGCTCCAGCACCAGCTGCACGGCCTCCCGCACCTCCATCAGCTTCTCCCACTCCTCGGCCAGCGGCTGGTCGAGGTAAGTAGGATCAACCTGCGGCATCGTGAGCAGCTGGCACGTGGCGGGCGAGTCGGCCGGCTTGGGCAGGTAGCCGTATGCCTCCTCGGCGGTGAAGGAGAGGATCGGCGTGAGCATGCGGATCAGGGCGTCGGCCACGTGGTACAGGACGGTCTGGGCCGAGCGCCGCTCCAGGGAGGTGGCACCGCTGGTGTACAGCCGGTCCTTCAGGATGTCGAGGTAGACGGCCGAGAGGTCCACCGAGCAGTAGTTGTTCAGGGTGTGGTACACCACGTGGAACTCGTACTCCCGGTACGCCTCGGAGACCCTCCCCACGACCTCCTGCAGCCGGTGCATCTGCCACCGGTCGATGTCGAGCATGTCGTCCCGCTCGACCATGTCGGTCTCGGGGTTGAAGTCGTACAGGTTGCCCAGCAGGTAGCGCAGGGTGTTGCGGATCTTCCGGTAGGCGTCGGCCACCTGCTTCAGGATGTTCTCGGAGAGCGCCATGTCGTTGCGGTAGTCGGTTGAGGCCACCCAGAGCCGCAGGATGTCGGCGCCGTACTGCTGGATCACCTTGGCCGGGTCGACGACGTTGCCCAGCGACTTGGACATCTTCCTGCCCTGCTCGTCGACGGTGAAGCCGTGGGTGAGCACCGCCTTGTAGGGCGGACGGCCGTCCCGCGCCACCACCGCGGTGAGCAGCGACGACTTGAACCAGCCGCGGTGCTGGTCGGAGCCCTCCAGGTACAGGTCAGCCGGCCAGTTCAGCTCGGGACGGGTCTCGAGCACGCCGACGTGGCTGGAGCCGGAGTCGAACCAGACGTCGAGGATATCCTTCTCCTTGTGGAAGGTGCGGGAGCCGCACTTGGCGCAGGTGAGTCCTCCCTCGGGCATGAAGTCCTCAGCCGGCCGGCGCCACCAGGCGTCGGAGCCCTCAGTGCGGAAGATCTCCGCGACCCGGGCGAACACCTTCGGCTCGAACGACGGCTCGTTGCAGGCCGAGCAGGTGAGGATGGGGATCGGCAGGCCCCATGAGCGCTGCCGGCTGATGCACCAGTCCGCCAGGCCGTCGATCATGTTGTACATGCGGTTGTAGCCCCACTCGGGGATCCACTTGACGTGGTTCATGGCCTCCTTGGCGGCATCCATGAACCCCTCCACCCGCACGAACCACTGCACCGTGGCCCGGTAGATCACCGGGTTCTTGCAGCGCCAGCAGTGGGCGTACTGGTGGCGGATCTTGCCCTGGCCCAGCAGCATGCCGGCCTCGTCCAGGGCCCGGATGATCTCCGGGTTCGCCTTCTCGATGAACATGCCGGCGAAGGGACCGGCCTCGGCGGTGAAGACGCCCTTGTCATTCACCGGGTTGAGCACGGGCAGCCCGTACTTCTGGCCGACCTCGAAGTCCTCGTGGCCGTGGCCGGGCGCAGTGTGGACCAGGCCGGTGCCGTCCTCGGTGGTGACGTGCTCGCCCAGGATGACCGGCGAGACCCGGTCGTAGAGCAGGTGCCGGTAGGTGATCCCCTCCAGGTCGGTGCCCTTCAGCGTGGCGGTCGCCTCCACGGCCGGCAGCGAGACGGCCGCGAAGAACTTCTCCGCCAGGGCAGTGGCCAGGACGAGGGTCCCTTTCTCGGTGGGGTAGACGCCGTACTCGACGTCGGGGTGCACGGCCACGGCCAGGTTTGAGGGGATGGTCCACGGGGTCGTGGTCCAGATCACCAGGTAGCTGCCCTCGGGCAGCCGGCCCCGGGCGTCGACCACGGGGAAGCGGACGTAGATCGAGAAGGAGGTCTTCTCGTTGTACTCGATCTCCGCCTCGGCCAGGGCGGTCTCGCAGTAAGGACACCAGTAGACTGGCTTCAGGCCGCGGTAGATGTGGCCCTGGGCGGCCATGGCGCCGAAGACCTCGACCTCCTTGGCCTCGAACTCAGGGGTAAGCGTCTTGTAGGGGTGCTCCCAGTCGCCCCGGACCCCCAGCCGCTTGAACTGCTCCCGCTGGACGTCGAGCCAGTGGTGGGCGAACTCGTGGCAGCGCGCCCGCAGCTCCAGCGGATCGATCTTGCTGCGGTCGATCTTCATCTCCTTGAGCGCCCGCAGCTCGATGGGCAGCCCGTGCATGTCCCAGCCGGGCACGTACGGGGCGTCGTAACCGGCCATGGTGGCGTGCTTGACGATGATGTCCTTGAGGATCTTGTTCAGTGCGGTGCCCAGGTGGATGTCGCCGTTGGCGTAGGGCGGGCCGTCGTGCAGGACGAACTTCGGCCGGCCGGCCGTCGCCCGCTGGACGGTGTTGTAGAGGTCCATCTCCTCCCATGCCTTGAGCTGCTCGGGCTCCCGGGTCGGCAGGTTCGCCCGCATCGGGAAGGCGGTCTGAGGCATGTTCAGCGTCGCCTTGTAGTCACGTTTCTCAGACATCAGCGCAACTCCTTCCGGAAGAACTGACAAGCCCCGCCCCCGGTAAGGGGCGAGGCTGTGCTCGCGGTACCACCCTTGTTGTGCGACAGGATGGCCAATGCCCATGCCTTGGCTTCTGCCTCCAGCTTGGCTGCTGCCTATGCCTAGGCATCTGCTGCAACTCGGCCGCTGCCTATGCCTAGGCGTCTGCCTCCGGCTCGGCCGGTGGCAACGGTTGGCCTGCTTCCTGTCGACGACTCTGGCGCCCTCTAACGGAGGCGACCCCGCCTGCGCCTACCCCCAGGCGTGAACCGCACAGGGCTCGGGCAGGAGCTCCGAGGTGATCTTCACGGGCTGCGTCCGGGACCGGTCTCGCACCGAGGTGACCGGCTCTCTGCCCCGCGTCCACCCGCTACTCGTCCTCATCATCGCCGGATTCGTTATTGGGCTAGATTACCATGCGGAGCCCGGGCTGTCAATCCCGGGATCTACCGGGCGACGCCACCCTGGGATGCGGGACCCCGGCGGTCGTCGGGCCGCGCCTCCCGGGCGTCGCTGAACTGGGCGGCGGCGACGGCGCTCAGCGGGTCGGGGAGCGCATCCAGGGCCTCCAGCTGCGACTGCAGCAACGCCCGCACCTGGGTGCGCAGGGTCTCGACCACCCGGATCAGATCGCTGTTGTCAGCCATGATCTGCCGGGCCTTGGCCTGGCCGTTCTCCAGCATGCGCTCCACCTGCGCCCTGGTCTGGCTGAGCAGCAGGTCGGCCTCACGGCGGGCGCTCTCCTTGATCTCCTCGGCCGCCTGCTCGGCGAGAACCAGGGTGCGGTTGATCGTCTGCTCCAGGTTCTGGTACTGCTCCAGCCGCTGGGTCAGGTTCGCGATCTGCTCCCGCAGGCTGGCGTTCTCGCGGATGAGCTGCTCGAACTCCTGAACCACCCGGTCCAGGAAGTCGTCCACGGCGTCGCGGTCGTAACCGCGCATCCGCACGGGAAACTCCTTGTTGCTGATATCCACAGGCGTCAGCGCCATCTTGCTCTCCTCCTAGTACGGGAGCAGCCCCCACACCATGCGCCGCACGAGCGACAGGAGGATCATCAACACGAAGGGGGAGAAGTCGATCATACCCGTGCTGGGCAGGATGTTGCGGATGGGAGCCAGCAGCGGTTCCGTACCCCGCCACACATACTCCTCAATCGTAAAGAACCAGCTGTTACTGCTGGTTCGATAACGAGGGCGGAACCACGACATGAGAACACGCGCCCAGACCAGCGCCTCCAGAATGCTCAGGAAGATGCTGATCGCGCGGAACAGCACTGGCATCATTCAGGTTTGGTCTCCTCTCCGTGGGGTCCGGGACCGCCTACTCGCTGCGCCAGTCGAACTTCGACCGGTCGACGGCCGTACGGTCGCCTTCCTCCTTCCGCCCGGTGGCCCGGGCGAGGAGATCGCTCTCACGGCTGCCGGCCGACTGGCCCGTCAGCTTCTCGAGCACGCCGGGGGGCAGGTCGACGGCGCCGCCGCCGATGGCCGTCCCGGTCAGCCCGCGGCCCATGGTGGAGACGTCCACCCCGGGCGGAGCGTAGAAGAAGATGCCCGCGGAGACGCGCTGTGTCTCGCCGTTCAGGGCATAGATGGCCCCGTTGAGGAAGTTGAGGATCTTCTGAGCCAGATCCTTGTCGAGGGACTCGAGGTTCAGGATGACCGGCCGCCGGGCCTTCATCTGGTCGACGATCGTCTGGACCTCCTCAAAGGACCGGGGCTCCACGACGATGACCTTGACGGCCCCCTTGTTGGATGGGACGGCGCTGATGGGCACCACCTTGTCGCGCCGGTCCGACGCGGCCGAACGGCGGGGCTCCTCCTGGTAGGCGACCGGAGCAGCCTCCTCCTCCAGTTCCTCGTCCTCGAACTCGTCCTCCTCGGGACCGAACCCCAGGTAGTCAACCAGTCGATTCCACAGTCCCGGCTTGTTCGGCATGTGCAGGTTACCTCCCCGGGTGCTTCTGGTGTACCCCAAACGTGCGCCCCTCAGTCCCGCGGGCCGAAGATCGCCGTGCCGACGCGGACCAGGGTGGCGCCCTCCTCTACCCCGACGACGTAGTCGCCGGACATGCCCATCGACAGGTGCTCCATGCTGATGCCC encodes:
- a CDS encoding ABC transporter permease translates to MPNDSRWKQVLKDGLEALTVPVLATIVGLAVGMLAIIIAGKDPVAASRAFYRAVAGEPRMFGETLVSTIPLIFTGLAVAFAYRCGLFNIGVEGQYLMAQIAVVVVGVFWTPPPGLAWLHPILALAAGALAGALWAGISGVLKAWRGIHEVINSIMLNYVGLFMADWLLKYYLRPDNSRAASFDLQKTAWLQQGLIEGSRLHTGLWVALGAVVVVWIILFKTSLGYEIRSVGFSPGAAEYGGISVAKSLILAMAISGALAGLAGAVQTMGINHRFNETAAFVGYGFDGIAVALVGRLHPVGVVLAALLFGALDRSGPMMQAMADVPKAVVWIVQGAVIFFVAAEGLWSFLKKRRVKKEVTTA
- a CDS encoding ABC transporter permease produces the protein MIWVALSTLLIATLRSATPLLLAALGGIFSERSGVVNIALEGIMLSGAWGAVFFSYISGNAWVGLLGAILVGVLMAGLHAVASIKYHADQVVSGTAINLLATGFTEFMLNRIWGQAGGSPSVAAIPNVGGLSLFVYLAFGLAIVSWFALYRTPWGLRLRSVGEHPLAADTVGINVYKMRYAGVLLSGVFGGLAGASLSIGLLSRFVHGMSAGKGFIALAAVIFGNWNPLGAMGATLLFGASESLGTMFQIFGIENVPTQFFAMTPYVLTMLALAGFVGRSVAPAADGVPYKKTT
- a CDS encoding twin-arginine translocase TatA/TatE family subunit, which codes for MSRIGTTEIILILVVALLIFGPAKLPQLARSVGESIRGFKESMKGGLGEDIAEVKKELQDIKDSVTK
- the ileS gene encoding isoleucine--tRNA ligase, translated to MSEKRDYKATLNMPQTAFPMRANLPTREPEQLKAWEEMDLYNTVQRATAGRPKFVLHDGPPYANGDIHLGTALNKILKDIIVKHATMAGYDAPYVPGWDMHGLPIELRALKEMKIDRSKIDPLELRARCHEFAHHWLDVQREQFKRLGVRGDWEHPYKTLTPEFEAKEVEVFGAMAAQGHIYRGLKPVYWCPYCETALAEAEIEYNEKTSFSIYVRFPVVDARGRLPEGSYLVIWTTTPWTIPSNLAVAVHPDVEYGVYPTEKGTLVLATALAEKFFAAVSLPAVEATATLKGTDLEGITYRHLLYDRVSPVILGEHVTTEDGTGLVHTAPGHGHEDFEVGQKYGLPVLNPVNDKGVFTAEAGPFAGMFIEKANPEIIRALDEAGMLLGQGKIRHQYAHCWRCKNPVIYRATVQWFVRVEGFMDAAKEAMNHVKWIPEWGYNRMYNMIDGLADWCISRQRSWGLPIPILTCSACNEPSFEPKVFARVAEIFRTEGSDAWWRRPAEDFMPEGGLTCAKCGSRTFHKEKDILDVWFDSGSSHVGVLETRPELNWPADLYLEGSDQHRGWFKSSLLTAVVARDGRPPYKAVLTHGFTVDEQGRKMSKSLGNVVDPAKVIQQYGADILRLWVASTDYRNDMALSENILKQVADAYRKIRNTLRYLLGNLYDFNPETDMVERDDMLDIDRWQMHRLQEVVGRVSEAYREYEFHVVYHTLNNYCSVDLSAVYLDILKDRLYTSGATSLERRSAQTVLYHVADALIRMLTPILSFTAEEAYGYLPKPADSPATCQLLTMPQVDPTYLDQPLAEEWEKLMEVREAVQLVLERARADKLIGSSQEAAVNLYTTGGEGSLAELLNKHLPDLPSIFIVSDVKVFVGGQSAPSGAYFGEGPGDLSVEVVKASGEKCERCWNYRELGKIEQHPTLCERCAGVVLAMNLEEA
- a CDS encoding DivIVA domain-containing protein, which encodes MALTPVDISNKEFPVRMRGYDRDAVDDFLDRVVQEFEQLIRENASLREQIANLTQRLEQYQNLEQTINRTLVLAEQAAEEIKESARREADLLLSQTRAQVERMLENGQAKARQIMADNSDLIRVVETLRTQVRALLQSQLEALDALPDPLSAVAAAQFSDAREARPDDRRGPASQGGVAR
- a CDS encoding YggT family protein; translation: MMPVLFRAISIFLSILEALVWARVLMSWFRPRYRTSSNSWFFTIEEYVWRGTEPLLAPIRNILPSTGMIDFSPFVLMILLSLVRRMVWGLLPY
- a CDS encoding cell division protein SepF → MPNKPGLWNRLVDYLGFGPEEDEFEDEELEEEAAPVAYQEEPRRSAASDRRDKVVPISAVPSNKGAVKVIVVEPRSFEEVQTIVDQMKARRPVILNLESLDKDLAQKILNFLNGAIYALNGETQRVSAGIFFYAPPGVDVSTMGRGLTGTAIGGGAVDLPPGVLEKLTGQSAGSRESDLLARATGRKEEGDRTAVDRSKFDWRSE